Within Oreochromis niloticus isolate F11D_XX linkage group LG2, O_niloticus_UMD_NMBU, whole genome shotgun sequence, the genomic segment GAAAAACATCTTGGTAAACAAATTACGTAATGAGCTGTGCCCTGGCCCCATAGGCTGTAGTTCTTGCAGTATTGTTGCCAAGCAACGCCCTTGCACAAACCAAACCCCCTCCTTTTTCCTGTTCCCTGAGAGGACCAATCACAGAGCTCCTACTAAAACCAGAAAAGGCCTACTTTGCTGCACAGACTGTATCGTCGTCGTTTTCGTGAAAAATAATCGTCAGTTAAACTGGAAATTATGGACAAAGTGAAAGAAACTGTCGGACCGAGGCGTCAACGAAAAGTTATCATAAAAAGGTTAGTCAAGAAGGCGCTGCTTTAGTTGACGACAGTCAGGTCGAAGGTGTTGTAGGCCGTTAGCGAAGCTAGCATTCAGACAAACGTATTTATTCggaacaataaaaaagaaattatcGGCATATATCAACTACCGTGAATCTCGCAGTACAGAGGAGGAGATGGTGGTTTGTGTATTGCGTGGTTTGATGGGTTAAAGTGGTTAACCATTGTGTGGTTGTTGGCCTTGGTTAGCACTGGCTAACTAGCAACCAGCAGACATTTAAAGGCCGTGTTGCTTACAGTGAGTGGAAGCTTCAGGTAAATAAAATAACCAGAAAGGGTGACTTTAGGGGCTGGGAAGCCCTTTCGCACTTGCTTAGTGAGCGTgatgtaaatatataacttaGATAATTACTCTGTCTGCCCCTCACTATCATCATTTCACTATCTTTACTCACTATCATGAGGCCTAACGCTAAGAAATGAGGCACAAACTGGTGCTGgcattaattttttaaaacacttgTATCTATATTGAAACCAGATTTCACACAGATTCCACTTTAGGTGGTgttatttgaaaaatgttttaagaacgtaaatgtaataaatgtgtttgtcttttgttttatatatacGCACGAGGAACAAATCGACTACCAGAGGTTTTCCATGcgatatatgtatatttatttattgctgtgTTAGTGTATTTGTGGTTTTTGTATGTCtttactcttctttttttttttctccctttttttttttttttttcccagcttTCTGACACTTTATAAGCTATACAGAATTGGTTGCATGTGCCAGGCTGTTGTTATAGCCTCATGTTGATTGTTCTGGCTGAGGGCCAGCCGGGTTCATGTAGTGACGAACTAGGTTACTGACCCAAGTAATGTGGATAAAAGGCCACAACGTTGCTTTGCGCTCTTCACTTGCAAAATGGACACTACCCAGAGCAGAAAGCAGGACCTCATGCACAATGGAGATATGAGCTTGGAAGGGTATTTGCCATATGATTGGGATTATGCCCATACCGATTGGAAACTGGgcactgaaaatgtttttcaagaGATTAGTCATGAACTCAATTTCAGTCTGATGGCAAGTATATTGGAACTTggatttgttttgggttttttttcctttagtcaAAAACTAGCTTTTGCTTACTCTGTGCTAAGATTGAAGAGGACTGATGATAGACGATTACATTAACAtggatttgttgttttttcgtACGTGTTTCAGGGATTTTAATCAATTTTGTGAAAAAGTCTAAGTTATGTAATGAAAACATAATTTGGTGCATAACAGTTCTGTGGTTCTTAATGTGTTTACTGctgtttaataataatttaagatGAGTAATTTTTGCACACTTTGTTTCTAACCTATCTGCGTTCCCACCTGCATAACGTAGTCAATGGCAATAGGCTCTGAGGACCTGTGACGTACTATTTTTCGATCTGCAAGCCAAGTAAAACAGTGTTGACCTTTTGCATGGCATATTCAGGGATGTTTGCTCTGTAAATAAAATTAGTTGTTTCACTGACACATCAACAAAAGATCATAAAACAACAAACTTACAAACAGGGTCACGGGGGAAACAAAACACCACTGTTGTGCTTTTGTGCTGGCCAGACACACGTGGGAAGATTAAAACTGTCTATTAAATTTACACTGACAGTGGAGCAGATGGGAGCTTgtgactattttttttttttaactgtttttgtttttcgtgCTGTGCAGAAGTTGAGAATGCCAAGTGGAAACTTTAAGGAGGACAGGCTTATAACATCAGCAACATCCACCCCAAGTGGCACCCCTTCTGTTACCCCCAACGTCACCCCCTGTGTTAGTCCCTACTCTTCACCGGGTGTTCATCGCAGGTAGGAACTGTGCTGTTGTAAAGCCAGTTGTGATTCAGCAAAGAAACCCccttatatttatacatttgtaCAGTTTCCAAAATGACTGTATGTTCATGTTGTTCTTGGGTAATGGGAATACAGGAACTGGTTTCATCTGAATCCTGCACCTTTCCTTGCTGCACCTGAGACCCACAGTCCCAACCCAAGCACAGACATGGGAGGaaatgaaggaggaggaggagataggTGGAGTTTCTTCGGAATCCGATCTGTGGTACAGAAGTCCCCCACTGATCCTGGCTCTGAAACCAGCACAGGTAAAAGATTTGTGCCCACACCTGTTTCTGTATCTTCACCGTCTTTTAGCATTTTTATGCTGATACTCTGTGAATAGGATGAATTGTCATATCACTCAACCTCACACCAAAACAAACTGCATTGACCCTCCCAtttattttggggggaaaaaaagtttgtAAATTGATAGCTTTTGAAACTACTTGATGAATTTCCAGTCACCCTTCTAGTCATACCAGAGCCATGTTGAAACCACAGCCTGGAGCAGAACTGTTTACAACGACAGGCCTCAcatcacagaaacaaaaacagaaaatgtgatgCTAATCACGTGTGAGAACATAGcttgttttcactgtaacatGCATATTTTAACCCTGTAAAAGATGAGACCTTTTTGAGACCTTGAATTTGTCAAACAGTTCAATAAACATtcaattttttgtgtgttttgtttttaaagaagaaTTCTCTGCCAATTATgtcatggttcaggctttacaGTGCAGAATAAGGTGCGATTTAAAAGTTTTCTTTTAGAAGCTGTAACGGCATGTAGGTGGAATATTTCAGGGAAATTTCACACAGTATGCCAGTGATGCTGTGTGTTGCTCTGTGCAGCACTGAAGTAATTAATGACATCATCTACCACACCTCTCTCCTGCAGGTTTGTCTCTGCAATCCTATTTTGGTCTGCAGAAATCCTCAACCATGGATGGCACCAACACCCAGGTCAACCTCAAGGTGGATGACCCTACAAAATTTATGCCACCCAAGATTGAAATCTCAGACATTGAAGCCAAGCGGCAAAACTCACGGCCGCATAAACTTAAACCTCGGGACATGAATGTTTTGACACCATCGGGCTTCTGAAGACCAGCTATGTAGCTGCTCCTCCGATTCCACATTCtcaatgtttgtttgtgttttgtttttttttgtctgtcctctGGTTCCACATTTGCCTCCCTGTCTACCTCTGTTCCCTCTGCCTCCATGCAATTTCACTCAAGCTGGGGGGGAATGAGGACCCATAGTACCTACAGTATTAGCTAACTAGCAGCAGACTGCACTGCTACTCCTCCCTAGCTCACACATTCAGATCAGTCGCTGTCTGCTGTCTATGCCCCCTCCTCTCGTTCTATCTTGTtagtccaaaaaataaaacaaatggatTAACTTCATTTGTAACCCTAACATTGGTACTGCTTCCTATTGCTTTGTCACGTAATGGGTGCGTTGGTATGCATCGCCTAGATGTCCTCGTTCCATTGTCAGCAATGGCTTGAGATAAACGTTGAAATATCTTGCCAGATTTTTTGCAGAAGTTGTTCATTTTTAAGACTGCTGATCATGCTAAAGTGGCAAGGTATTTCAGTTTATATCTCAGGTTCCTGTCTTTAAATAAGATTATTGGTTTAAAGTTATGTAGTGCTTTTCTCCATCAGCATGCAGAGTATCATGGTATATGACTGATATTGTGCCTAAGTCTGCAATGGGTTTGCTTTTGGCATcaaatttcagcttcttttttttttttctttctttctttcatctgtGACCATGTGCCTGCTGACCTgaagttatttcttttttatgttctgCTTTAAATCAAGGTTTCTAAATTGTAGGTAGTGCAGTTTGTTGGGTTTgccactttattttttttttttttaaatgtaggaCTGAAGTGGCCATTGTcaacttttcaactttttttgtgtgtgtgtgtgtgtgtgtgtgtgtgtgtgtgtgtgtgtgtgtgtgtgtgtgtgtgtgtgtgtgtgtgtgtgtgtgtgtgtgtgtgtgtgtgtgtgtgtgtgtgtgtgtgtgtgtgtgtgtgtgtgtgtgtgtgtgtgtgtgtgtgtgtgtgtgtgtgtgcctgaaatttcctgctgttttgtttgggaAAAACCGATGAATTCGGCTAATAAAATGCACAAGGGAGCTCTCCCACTTTCATCTGTAAATAAATGTCATTATGAAACTAAATTCCTTTTTggttgtttctttaaaaaagaaaaagggggggggggtctaTTCCCGGTATTTCATATTCAGTGCTCTGTTCTGATCAAGCAGGAAGTGATTCAGAGGTTCCAAGCCAGATGCATCTCATTCCGTGCCAGAATTCCACTCAAGAATTTGAAAATAATACAGGCATGAGTGTATGTATGGTTGTCTCACCAATTTTGCAGAGTTAGAGTAGTAGTTTTATCTAGTAGTTGTCCCAGTTTCTTCATTAACCATTTCAAATATAACACTTAAaatatgtttgggttttttttatttgtttgtgttgttgctaCAAGTCTCTTATAATTGTTAAACCTTGTGCTAATTCATGGATAGACCAAAGATGAGTCCTtgtctttatattttctatAATCTTTTCAGACAGAGTATATCTAACCAGTGCAAACCTGTTACTATGCTACTGAAAGAAGATGCATTTAAAGTTTCCTACATTTAGTTGTGCTGTATAACTGCATTCATCCTTGGCTTTCACAGTCCATTATGTTCCACAATAAGTTTGTTTTTC encodes:
- the kiaa1191 gene encoding putative monooxygenase p33MONOX, which encodes MASGRGDIPVLESGMPSCLMGALSSPIGIQRHNISYDENMDAPMHSPPSDLTVNIMWKEPVIPQHRFRKTEEGKSGGKLLSVEGAASAKSPGPVVKAKATTLMSSLMIKESHESLEEFEHQAGLTESGYYPHKGLSAEETHFHRRGDVTLLKLRMPSGNFKEDRLITSATSTPSGTPSVTPNVTPCVSPYSSPGVHRRNWFHLNPAPFLAAPETHSPNPSTDMGGNEGGGGDRWSFFGIRSVVQKSPTDPGSETSTGLSLQSYFGLQKSSTMDGTNTQVNLKVDDPTKFMPPKIEISDIEAKRQNSRPHKLKPRDMNVLTPSGF